One genomic segment of Paenibacillus xylanexedens includes these proteins:
- a CDS encoding SulP family inorganic anion transporter, which produces MNTLKQQWFGNIRGDVLAGITVALALIPEAIAFSIIAGVDPMVGLYASITIAIVISIAGGRPGMISAATGAMAVLMVGLVKDYGVEYLFAATILTGIIQFLLGIFKVGRFITFVPHSVLTGFVNALAILIFMAQLTHFTGANWIMYAMVAGTLAIVYILPRFFKGVPAPLIAIIVMTIITLVFHLDVRTVGDMGNITSTLPMFHLPNISWTWDTLMILLPYSFTMALVGLLESLLTATIVDEMTETKSSKNREVRGQGIANFVNGLFGGMGGCAMIGQSVINVKSGGRGRLSTFTAGAFLAILLLLFSGVVKQVPMGALVGVMFMVCIGTFDWSSIKNIARVPRAEAFVMIVTVAIVVYTHDLSIGVMVGVVLSVLHFGWKQTKIHVQASQEQGQKVYRVHGPFFFGSSSRFVDEFDAEADPKEITIDFGGSHIWDNTAVVAIGKVKFKYAKLGKTVHLRGLNEESTRILERSGFATAGGHRL; this is translated from the coding sequence ATGAATACTTTAAAACAACAATGGTTTGGCAACATTCGCGGAGACGTGCTGGCAGGCATTACGGTAGCGCTGGCGTTAATTCCGGAAGCCATTGCTTTCTCCATCATTGCCGGTGTCGATCCGATGGTCGGATTGTACGCTTCGATTACGATTGCGATTGTGATCTCGATTGCTGGTGGAAGACCAGGTATGATCTCGGCGGCAACCGGTGCCATGGCGGTACTGATGGTTGGACTCGTCAAGGATTATGGCGTGGAATATCTTTTTGCAGCGACGATATTGACGGGCATTATCCAGTTTCTACTGGGCATATTTAAGGTTGGACGGTTTATTACGTTTGTGCCTCATTCGGTACTGACCGGATTCGTGAATGCACTGGCTATACTGATCTTTATGGCGCAGTTAACCCACTTCACAGGAGCAAACTGGATCATGTATGCGATGGTAGCGGGCACGCTGGCGATCGTTTATATTTTGCCACGGTTTTTCAAAGGCGTTCCAGCTCCACTGATTGCAATCATCGTGATGACGATTATTACCTTGGTGTTTCATCTCGACGTAAGAACAGTCGGTGACATGGGAAATATAACGAGTACTCTGCCGATGTTCCATTTGCCGAATATTTCATGGACTTGGGATACACTGATGATTCTGCTCCCATATTCATTCACCATGGCACTGGTTGGATTGCTGGAATCTCTGCTGACGGCAACCATCGTGGATGAGATGACCGAGACCAAGAGCAGCAAGAACCGTGAAGTGCGTGGTCAGGGGATCGCAAATTTCGTGAACGGCTTGTTTGGCGGTATGGGCGGCTGTGCGATGATCGGGCAGTCGGTCATTAATGTGAAGTCTGGCGGACGTGGAAGATTATCGACGTTTACTGCGGGTGCGTTTCTCGCGATCCTGTTGCTGCTGTTTAGCGGTGTGGTGAAACAGGTGCCGATGGGTGCGCTCGTCGGTGTAATGTTTATGGTGTGTATCGGAACATTCGACTGGAGCTCCATCAAAAATATTGCTCGCGTACCGCGGGCGGAAGCCTTTGTCATGATCGTGACGGTGGCGATTGTGGTCTATACCCACGATCTGTCGATCGGGGTCATGGTCGGCGTTGTGCTCAGTGTGCTGCATTTTGGCTGGAAACAGACCAAGATCCACGTACAGGCGAGTCAGGAACAAGGGCAGAAGGTGTACCGGGTTCACGGACCATTCTTCTTTGGTTCTTCGTCCCGATTCGTGGATGAGTTCGATGCAGAGGCCGATCCGAAGGAAATCACGATTGATTTCGGAGGGTCACATATCTGGGATAACACTGCGGTTGTGGCTATTGGCAAAGTGAAGTTCAAATACGCAAAGCTTGGCAAAACCGTGCACCTGCGCGGGTTGAATGAGGAGAGCACTCGCATTCTTGAACGGAGTGGATTTGCCACAGCTGGAGGGCACCGTTTGTAA
- a CDS encoding DEAD/DEAH box helicase, whose protein sequence is MANFEQLGIRPEWCEILKHQGIAVPTPVQERSIPVLLGGRDIIAEAQTGTGKTLAFLLPIIQKINVSDRSPQALIIAPTRELALQITEEAKKLTANDDKLHVLAVYGGQDVDKQLRKLQNGTQIVIGTPGRLLDHLRRGTLKLDNVKKLVLDEADQMLHMGFLDDVETILSELPHKRQTMLFSATMPKGIRNLAKTYMKDPEDVKVSSQSVIPIKQIRQQVLECTDRGKLEALRGMIDTYRPYLAIIFCRTKRRASKLNQDLREAGYASDELHGDLSQSKRENVMKAFRDAKLQVLVATDVAARGLDVEGVTHVFNYDMPHDAESYIHRIGRTGRAGGTGLAVTFATEHDRPELARIEQGIDQKLSRIQWTSEGPIASTGAARRSINSQGDDERSGGRSSGTGSARRGAGRNDRRDGGRGGRGSRGGEGGRSEGGRSGGRSGGRSSDSSRGAAGQGGRGAGRSGDERSAGRGSARSSDSSRGAAGQGGRGAASSGWAGRSADKRTSGRSSEGSRRPESAGRGPAKGDRRDSRRGR, encoded by the coding sequence TTGGCAAACTTTGAACAACTGGGCATTCGCCCGGAATGGTGCGAGATCCTGAAACATCAGGGCATCGCCGTGCCGACTCCGGTACAGGAGCGTTCGATTCCGGTACTGCTGGGTGGACGCGATATTATCGCTGAGGCACAGACAGGAACAGGGAAAACGCTGGCATTTTTGCTACCGATTATTCAGAAAATTAACGTATCCGACCGTTCGCCACAAGCGCTGATTATCGCGCCTACGCGTGAGCTTGCGCTGCAAATTACGGAAGAAGCGAAAAAGCTCACGGCAAACGACGATAAACTGCACGTGCTTGCCGTATACGGCGGGCAGGATGTGGACAAGCAACTGCGTAAATTGCAGAACGGTACCCAGATCGTTATTGGTACACCGGGTCGTCTGCTGGATCACCTGCGCCGTGGCACGCTGAAGCTGGATAATGTGAAAAAACTGGTGTTGGATGAAGCCGACCAAATGCTGCACATGGGCTTTCTGGACGATGTGGAGACGATTCTTAGCGAGCTACCACACAAACGTCAGACAATGCTGTTCTCAGCAACGATGCCTAAGGGCATTCGTAACCTGGCGAAGACCTACATGAAAGATCCGGAAGATGTGAAGGTATCTTCTCAATCTGTTATTCCGATCAAACAAATTCGCCAGCAAGTGCTGGAATGCACGGATCGTGGTAAATTAGAAGCGCTTCGCGGCATGATTGATACGTATCGCCCATACTTGGCGATTATTTTCTGCCGGACCAAGCGTCGTGCATCCAAGCTGAACCAAGATCTGCGTGAAGCAGGTTATGCAAGTGATGAACTTCATGGAGATCTGTCCCAATCCAAGCGTGAGAACGTAATGAAAGCGTTCCGCGATGCCAAACTGCAAGTGCTGGTTGCTACAGATGTAGCTGCACGTGGACTTGATGTTGAAGGTGTCACGCATGTATTTAACTACGATATGCCGCATGATGCGGAAAGTTATATCCACCGGATTGGTCGTACAGGCCGTGCAGGCGGTACAGGTCTTGCTGTAACGTTTGCAACAGAGCACGACAGACCGGAACTTGCACGTATTGAACAAGGGATCGACCAGAAGCTGTCCCGTATCCAGTGGACAAGCGAAGGTCCAATTGCTTCAACTGGAGCAGCTAGACGTTCCATCAACAGTCAAGGGGATGACGAACGTTCAGGCGGACGCTCTTCCGGAACTGGTAGTGCCCGTCGCGGTGCAGGCCGTAACGATCGCAGAGATGGCGGACGTGGGGGGCGTGGTTCCCGCGGTGGCGAAGGTGGCCGCAGTGAAGGCGGACGCAGTGGTGGTCGTAGCGGTGGCCGCAGCAGCGACAGCAGTCGCGGAGCAGCAGGTCAAGGTGGACGCGGTGCGGGTCGCAGTGGCGACGAGCGCAGCGCAGGTCGTGGTTCCGCGCGCAGCAGCGACAGCAGTCGTGGTGCAGCGGGTCAAGGCGGACGCGGTGCAGCTAGCAGCGGCTGGGCTGGCCGTAGTGCCGACAAGCGCACCTCCGGGCGCAGCAGCGAAGGCTCTCGCCGTCCGGAATCCGCAGGACGCGGACCGGCGAAGGGTGACCGTCGCGATTCTCGTCGCGGACGGTAA